A genomic window from Microvirga sp. TS319 includes:
- the thpR gene encoding RNA 2',3'-cyclic phosphodiesterase — MPRLFTGIEIPPEIGLALSACRGGLPGARWIDPENYHLTLRFMGDVDGRMADDVCSILGDSRWREPIAVTLDGLDTFGGGKPRAVFARVSGSGELTDLQAEQERMMRQIGLAPETRKFTPHVTLARLKNVSPLDVADYMAVRGHFPKLTFTADRFVLYSSRASVGGGPYIVEAAYPFG, encoded by the coding sequence ATGCCACGTCTTTTCACCGGCATCGAGATTCCTCCCGAGATCGGTCTTGCCCTGTCGGCCTGTCGCGGCGGCCTGCCGGGGGCGCGCTGGATCGATCCCGAAAACTATCACCTGACCCTTCGCTTCATGGGCGACGTGGACGGACGCATGGCGGACGACGTGTGCTCGATCCTGGGCGATTCGCGCTGGCGCGAACCCATCGCCGTCACCCTCGACGGGCTCGATACCTTCGGCGGCGGCAAGCCGCGCGCGGTCTTCGCGCGCGTCTCCGGCAGCGGCGAGCTAACCGATCTTCAGGCCGAGCAGGAGCGGATGATGCGCCAGATTGGCCTGGCGCCGGAGACCCGCAAATTCACCCCGCACGTGACGCTGGCGCGCCTGAAGAACGTCTCCCCCCTCGACGTGGCGGATTACATGGCGGTCCGCGGGCATTTCCCGAAGCTCACCTTCACGGCCGACCGCTTCGTCCTCTACTCGTCCCGGGCTTCGGTGGGCGGAGGCCCCTACATCGTCGAAGCGGCCTACCCCTTCGGATGA
- a CDS encoding aldo/keto reductase, protein MQYRRLGRTDLNVSLICLGTMTWGQQNTEADGHEQMDYALDQGINFFDTAELYSIPPRPETQGSTERIIGSWFRSRGARDKVILASKVVGRSDNTWFRGDGSKAELSRLQIEEAVNKSLKRLQTDYIDLYQIHWPDRPMPWGSNPTIYKHQEGDSHPIAETVEIMTDLVKAGKIRHFGLSNESAWGTMTFLRHAEARGLARVQSVQNAYNLLNRTYEVALAEVSTREQVSLLAYSPLAQGYLTGKYLDGARPEGARTTLFNRGQRYENPTAEAAIRKYIALAREFDLDPAQMALAYVNSRPFVTSNIIGATSMTQLKTDIASIGVTITPELEQRIDAIHVEHCNPCP, encoded by the coding sequence ATGCAATACCGCCGGCTTGGCCGCACCGATCTCAATGTCAGCCTGATCTGCCTCGGCACCATGACCTGGGGTCAGCAGAACACCGAGGCCGACGGCCACGAGCAGATGGATTACGCCCTCGACCAGGGCATCAATTTCTTCGACACCGCCGAACTCTATTCGATCCCCCCGCGGCCCGAGACCCAAGGGTCCACGGAGCGGATCATCGGCTCCTGGTTCAGGTCGCGCGGCGCCCGCGACAAGGTGATCCTCGCCTCCAAGGTGGTGGGCCGCTCCGACAATACCTGGTTCCGCGGCGACGGCTCCAAGGCCGAGCTTTCGCGCCTGCAGATCGAGGAGGCCGTGAACAAGAGCCTCAAGCGGCTCCAGACCGATTACATCGACCTCTATCAGATCCACTGGCCGGACCGCCCCATGCCCTGGGGCTCGAACCCGACCATCTACAAGCACCAGGAAGGCGATTCTCACCCCATCGCCGAGACGGTGGAGATCATGACGGACCTGGTGAAGGCCGGAAAGATCCGTCATTTCGGCCTCTCCAACGAGAGCGCCTGGGGCACGATGACCTTTCTCAGGCACGCAGAGGCCAGGGGCCTCGCACGGGTGCAATCCGTGCAGAACGCCTACAACCTGCTCAACCGCACTTATGAGGTCGCTCTCGCCGAAGTGAGCACGCGCGAGCAGGTGAGCCTGCTCGCCTATTCGCCGCTCGCCCAGGGCTACCTGACCGGCAAGTATCTCGACGGGGCGCGGCCCGAGGGCGCGCGCACCACGCTCTTCAACCGCGGCCAGCGCTACGAGAATCCGACCGCGGAGGCGGCGATCCGCAAATACATCGCCCTCGCCCGGGAATTCGACCTCGATCCCGCCCAGATGGCGCTGGCCTACGTGAATTCACGGCCGTTCGTGACGTCCAACATCATCGGGGCGACCTCGATGACGCAGCTGAAGACGGACATCGCTTCCATCGGCGTGACCATCACGCCGGAGCTGGAACAGCGCATCGACGCCATCCATGTCGAGCATTGCAATCCGTGCCCGTAA
- a CDS encoding arylesterase yields MKRQSGSLMTIIFACAAALAAMITPSFAPLAQGRTLHLVALGDSLTAGFGLPQEAAFPVVLERALKAKGYNVEIANAGVSGDTSSGGVDRLDWSVPDGTDGVILELGANDMLRGLNPAVTRKNIETIVERLKARNIPVMLAGMYASRNLGAAYTEKFDTLYSDIAKKHDLVLYPFFLDGVAGKLSLNQSDGMHPTAKGVEIIVERILPSVESFLARLTSR; encoded by the coding sequence ATGAAGCGCCAATCCGGCTCTCTCATGACGATCATTTTTGCGTGTGCGGCGGCCCTTGCCGCCATGATCACCCCCTCCTTTGCGCCGCTGGCCCAGGGCAGGACCCTGCATCTCGTGGCTTTGGGCGACAGCCTGACCGCGGGCTTCGGCCTGCCTCAGGAGGCCGCCTTCCCGGTGGTGCTGGAGCGCGCCCTCAAGGCCAAGGGCTACAATGTCGAGATCGCCAATGCGGGCGTGTCGGGCGATACCTCCTCCGGCGGCGTCGACCGGCTCGACTGGTCCGTGCCCGACGGAACGGACGGGGTGATCCTGGAGCTTGGCGCCAACGACATGCTGCGCGGCCTCAACCCCGCCGTCACGCGCAAGAACATCGAGACCATCGTGGAACGCCTGAAGGCCCGGAACATTCCGGTGATGCTCGCGGGCATGTACGCCTCGCGAAACCTGGGCGCGGCCTATACGGAGAAGTTCGACACCCTCTATTCCGACATTGCGAAGAAGCACGACCTTGTGCTCTATCCCTTCTTCCTCGACGGCGTCGCCGGCAAGCTCTCCCTCAACCAGTCCGACGGCATGCATCCGACGGCGAAGGGGGTGGAGATCATCGTCGAACGCATCCTTCCCAGCGTCGAGAGCTTTCTTGCCCGCCTGACCTCGCGCTGA
- a CDS encoding ABC transporter ATP-binding protein, protein MKDKAIALHDVDLSLGRGAARVHILKGISLDVDRGEAVGLVGPSGSGKSTLLMTMAGLERPDSGRVIVDGTDLSGLDEDALARFRGRRIGIVFQSFHLVPTMTALENVALPLELAGEDDAFERAEAELKAVGLGGRLHHYPAQLSGGEQQRVAIARAIVPNPAILVADEPTGNLDETTGQSIVDLLFALKRDRGATLVLVTHDLNLARLCDRMVRLRSGQVDADAAPAVA, encoded by the coding sequence ATGAAGGACAAGGCCATCGCGCTGCACGATGTCGACCTGAGCCTTGGGCGCGGGGCGGCCCGGGTGCATATTCTGAAAGGAATCTCGCTTGACGTCGACAGGGGCGAGGCGGTCGGTCTCGTGGGGCCTTCGGGCTCCGGAAAATCCACCCTGCTCATGACGATGGCGGGCCTCGAGCGCCCGGATTCGGGCCGGGTGATCGTCGACGGCACCGATCTGTCGGGCCTCGACGAGGACGCGCTGGCGCGCTTTCGCGGACGGCGCATCGGCATCGTGTTCCAGTCCTTTCATCTCGTCCCGACCATGACGGCGCTCGAGAACGTGGCGCTGCCCCTGGAACTGGCGGGCGAGGACGACGCCTTCGAGCGGGCCGAGGCCGAGCTCAAGGCGGTCGGCCTGGGGGGCCGGCTCCATCACTATCCGGCGCAGCTCTCCGGCGGCGAGCAGCAGCGCGTGGCCATCGCCCGCGCCATCGTGCCCAATCCCGCCATCCTGGTGGCGGACGAGCCCACCGGCAATCTCGACGAGACGACGGGCCAGTCCATCGTCGACCTGCTATTTGCCCTCAAGCGCGACCGCGGGGCGACCCTGGTGCTGGTGACCCATGACCTGAACCTCGCCCGCCTCTGCGACCGCATGGTGCGTCTGCGCTCGGGCCAGGTCGATGCCGACGCGGCTCCGGCCGTCGCGTAA
- a CDS encoding ABC transporter permease: MHGTLSAPRRRAPASRLPLLLRLALRELRGGLKGFGIFLACIALGVAAIASVSSLSRSLTEGISREGRRILGGDMAFSLIQREASGPERAFLDGKGRVNVIASMRAMAVAGDKGSGLVEMKAVDAGYPAVGLLETDPQLAPADLFAERNGAYGAAVDPALLARLDLKVGDRVTVGGANVELRARLVTEPDQIADGIGFGPRLLISQDALRATGLVQPGSLVRWTYRLVLPPALSNEEGLARIEAEANRVLPEAGWQIRTRLNADPRFAKNIERFTQFLTLVGLTALLVGGVGVANAVRGFVDRKRASIATLKSLGAPGGQVVMLYLTQVMLIAAVGIGIGLAVGAALPFVLTGLFGHLLPIPIQPVVAVPELGVALLYGVLTALVFAIAPLGRAHDVPVSGLFRDQIDPERRWPRRRYLAALALSVAALVALAVIAAYDRRIALMFVAAAAGSFLLLRIVAIGIMALARRLPRPRRTAPRLALANIHRPGALTPSLVLSLGLGITLLVTLSLIDSNLTRQLTQSLPERAPSFFFLDIPNQQADAFEGFLKEQAADARVERVPMMRGRLVSLGGRPVSEVKAPEDIAWVLEGDRGITYAKTLPEGSKLVQGEWWPEDYRGKPLVSFDGKIAEGLGLKVGDDIVVNVLGRNIAATIANLREVEWRSLGINFVMVFSPNTFAGAPHTHLATVTFPHGSDAATDARIIRRSAQAFPMVTSVRVKDALEAVNDVVSQLVMAIRGASSIALVASLLVLAGALAAGHRARLYDAVVLKTLGATRARLLSAYALEYGMLGLATAAFGLLAGGIASYFIVTRLMNLSFSLDLSGALLASALAVLVTIGLGLIGTWRILSQKPAQYLRNL, translated from the coding sequence ATGCACGGCACCCTGTCCGCGCCGCGGCGTCGAGCCCCGGCCTCGCGCCTGCCGCTTCTCCTGCGTCTGGCCCTGCGCGAACTGCGCGGCGGCCTGAAGGGCTTCGGCATCTTTCTCGCCTGCATCGCCCTCGGGGTGGCGGCGATCGCGAGCGTCTCCTCCCTGTCGCGGTCGCTGACGGAAGGCATCTCCCGCGAAGGCCGGCGGATCCTCGGCGGCGACATGGCCTTCTCGTTGATCCAGCGGGAGGCGAGCGGGCCCGAGCGGGCCTTTCTGGACGGAAAGGGCCGCGTGAACGTCATCGCGTCCATGCGCGCCATGGCGGTCGCGGGCGACAAGGGCTCCGGCCTCGTGGAGATGAAGGCGGTCGATGCCGGCTATCCGGCGGTGGGCCTCCTCGAAACCGATCCGCAGCTCGCGCCCGCCGATCTCTTCGCGGAGCGGAACGGCGCCTACGGGGCGGCCGTCGATCCGGCGCTGCTGGCGCGCCTCGACCTGAAGGTGGGCGATCGCGTGACGGTGGGCGGCGCGAATGTGGAACTGCGCGCGCGTCTCGTGACCGAGCCCGACCAGATCGCCGATGGCATCGGGTTCGGTCCGCGTCTGCTGATCTCCCAGGATGCCTTGAGGGCGACGGGCCTCGTCCAGCCCGGCAGCCTCGTGCGCTGGACCTATCGGCTGGTCTTGCCTCCGGCCCTGTCCAACGAGGAGGGGCTCGCGCGGATCGAGGCGGAGGCGAACCGGGTGCTGCCCGAGGCCGGGTGGCAGATCCGCACGCGGCTGAATGCCGACCCGCGCTTTGCCAAGAATATCGAGCGCTTCACCCAGTTCCTCACCCTCGTCGGCCTCACGGCCCTTCTGGTCGGCGGCGTCGGGGTCGCCAATGCGGTGCGCGGCTTCGTGGACCGCAAACGCGCCTCCATCGCCACGCTGAAAAGCCTCGGCGCGCCGGGCGGCCAGGTGGTGATGCTGTATCTGACGCAGGTGATGCTGATCGCGGCCGTCGGCATCGGCATCGGCCTTGCGGTCGGAGCGGCCCTGCCCTTCGTCCTGACGGGGCTTTTCGGCCATCTGCTGCCCATCCCGATCCAGCCGGTCGTCGCGGTTCCGGAACTCGGCGTCGCGCTTCTCTACGGCGTGCTCACGGCGCTCGTCTTCGCCATCGCGCCGCTGGGCCGCGCGCACGACGTGCCGGTCTCGGGGCTGTTCCGCGACCAGATCGATCCGGAGCGGCGCTGGCCGCGCCGACGCTATCTCGCGGCGCTGGCCCTGTCCGTCGCGGCGCTGGTCGCGCTCGCGGTGATCGCGGCCTATGACCGGCGCATCGCGCTCATGTTCGTGGCTGCGGCGGCGGGCTCCTTCCTGCTCCTGCGCATCGTCGCCATCGGCATCATGGCGCTCGCCCGCCGCCTGCCGCGGCCCCGGCGCACGGCGCCGCGCCTCGCGCTCGCGAACATCCACCGGCCCGGCGCGCTCACGCCCTCGCTGGTGCTGTCGCTCGGGTTGGGGATCACGCTTCTCGTCACCCTCTCGCTCATCGATTCGAACCTGACGAGGCAGCTGACGCAGAGCCTGCCCGAGCGCGCGCCGAGCTTCTTCTTCCTCGACATTCCCAACCAGCAGGCGGATGCGTTCGAGGGTTTCCTGAAGGAGCAGGCCGCCGATGCCCGGGTCGAACGCGTGCCGATGATGCGCGGACGGCTCGTCAGCCTGGGCGGACGGCCCGTCTCCGAGGTGAAGGCCCCTGAGGATATCGCCTGGGTGCTCGAGGGTGACCGCGGCATCACCTACGCCAAGACCCTGCCGGAGGGCTCGAAGCTCGTGCAGGGGGAATGGTGGCCCGAGGACTACCGGGGCAAGCCGCTCGTGTCCTTCGACGGCAAGATCGCGGAGGGTCTGGGGCTGAAGGTCGGGGACGACATCGTGGTCAACGTGCTCGGCCGCAACATCGCCGCCACCATCGCCAATCTGCGCGAGGTCGAGTGGCGCTCGCTCGGCATCAACTTCGTGATGGTGTTCTCGCCCAACACTTTCGCGGGGGCTCCGCACACGCATCTGGCGACCGTCACCTTCCCGCACGGGTCCGATGCGGCCACCGACGCCAGGATCATCAGACGCTCGGCCCAGGCCTTTCCAATGGTCACGAGCGTGAGGGTGAAGGACGCCCTGGAAGCGGTGAACGATGTTGTCTCCCAGCTCGTCATGGCGATCCGCGGCGCGAGCTCCATCGCGCTCGTGGCAAGCCTGCTCGTGCTCGCGGGCGCGCTCGCGGCGGGGCATCGCGCCCGCCTCTACGATGCCGTGGTGCTGAAGACGCTGGGCGCCACCCGGGCCCGGCTGCTGTCGGCCTACGCTCTCGAATACGGCATGCTCGGCCTCGCCACGGCTGCCTTCGGGCTCCTGGCCGGCGGGATCGCGTCCTATTTCATCGTCACCCGCCTCATGAACCTAAGCTTTAGCCTAGATTTATCTGGCGCGCTTCTCGCGTCGGCCTTGGCCGTTCTAGTGACGATCGGCCTGGGGTTGATCGGGACATGGCGCATCTTGAGTCAAAAGCCGGCCCAATACTTGAGAAATCTTTAA
- a CDS encoding Bax inhibitor-1/YccA family protein, whose translation MQPYEQNQTAYGTGFARTAAQVDQGLRAFMLGVYNNMVLGLAISAVVALGINMLATTSDPSQAVARMGGIGLTQFGATLYGSPLMWVVALAPLAFIFFFSFRMDRMSAASARGTFFVFAAVMGASLSTLLLRYTGASVVQVFFITAASFGALSLWGYTTNRSLSGIGSFLIMGLFGLIIASIVNIFVASSALQFGISVIGVLIFAGLTAYDTQKLKEMYLYGNYDTEAAGKVAVFGALQLYLDFINMFQFLLALLGNRNQ comes from the coding sequence ATGCAACCGTATGAGCAAAACCAAACCGCCTATGGCACCGGCTTTGCCCGGACGGCGGCACAGGTCGACCAGGGCCTGCGCGCCTTCATGCTCGGCGTCTACAACAACATGGTCCTGGGTCTGGCGATTTCGGCTGTGGTCGCGCTCGGCATCAACATGCTGGCCACCACGAGCGATCCGTCTCAGGCGGTCGCCCGCATGGGCGGCATCGGCCTGACCCAGTTCGGCGCGACCCTGTACGGCTCGCCGCTGATGTGGGTTGTGGCGCTGGCGCCTCTGGCCTTCATCTTCTTCTTCTCGTTCCGCATGGACCGCATGTCGGCGGCCTCGGCCCGCGGCACCTTCTTCGTCTTCGCGGCGGTGATGGGCGCTTCGCTCTCGACGCTGCTGCTGCGCTATACGGGCGCGAGCGTCGTTCAGGTGTTCTTCATCACGGCGGCGTCCTTCGGCGCGCTGTCGCTGTGGGGCTACACCACGAACCGCAGCCTGTCCGGCATCGGCTCGTTCCTGATCATGGGCCTCTTCGGCCTGATCATCGCCTCGATCGTGAACATCTTCGTCGCCTCGAGCGCGCTGCAGTTCGGCATTTCCGTGATCGGCGTTCTGATCTTCGCGGGCCTCACGGCCTACGACACCCAGAAGCTGAAGGAGATGTATCTCTACGGCAACTACGACACCGAAGCCGCCGGCAAGGTCGCGGTCTTCGGCGCGCTTCAGCTCTATCTGGACTTCATCAACATGTTCCAGTTCCTCCTCGCGCTGCTGGGCAACCGCAACCAGTAA
- a CDS encoding N-acetyltransferase family protein has protein sequence MSLLVRPSADADLPAIAAIYAHAVTHGTASFELDPPDEAEMARRREAVLQAGYPYLAAERDGEILGYAYAGPYRTRPAYRSTVEDSIYVAPSAQGRGVGRVLLERLIGECVARDFRLMVAVIGDEDSKSSIALHKSLGFEPVGVLKGIGYKHGRWLSTVLMQRPLGPGMAAPPSRPVA, from the coding sequence ATGAGCCTTCTCGTGCGCCCCTCGGCCGACGCGGACCTGCCCGCCATCGCGGCCATCTATGCCCATGCCGTGACACACGGCACAGCCTCCTTCGAGCTCGATCCGCCCGACGAGGCCGAGATGGCGCGCCGCCGGGAGGCGGTTCTCCAGGCCGGCTATCCCTATCTCGCGGCGGAGCGGGACGGCGAGATCCTCGGCTATGCCTATGCGGGTCCCTACCGCACCCGGCCGGCGTACCGGTCGACCGTCGAGGATTCGATCTACGTCGCGCCCTCCGCTCAGGGACGGGGCGTCGGGCGGGTTCTGCTGGAGCGTCTCATCGGGGAATGCGTCGCGCGGGACTTCCGGCTCATGGTTGCCGTGATCGGCGACGAGGACTCGAAGAGCTCCATCGCCCTGCACAAGAGCCTCGGCTTCGAGCCTGTCGGCGTCCTCAAGGGCATCGGCTACAAGCACGGGCGCTGGCTCTCCACCGTGCTGATGCAGCGTCCTCTCGGGCCCGGCATGGCCGCGCCGCCGTCGCGGCCCGTCGCTTAG
- a CDS encoding SDR family oxidoreductase, with translation MAHEMAGLSVVITGASSGIGRAAARAFAQRGARVALAARRADLLKEAARECRDLGGEAVAVPTDVTDAAAVAGLAEEAQRAFGRIDVWINNAGTGVFGPYQDADLALHRRTIEVNLLGAMHGAYAVLPLFLRQGHGILINTISIGGWAPSPFAAAYSASKFGLRGFSASLRQELKDWPDIHVCGVFPAIVDTPGFAHGANVSGRRIDIGPIVYAPEDVAETFVSLVRWPRDEVAVGWPARAAQIAYALAPGPTEHLMGAAMRRALKRASPAPRTEGALLDPSPAGRGVSGGWRERKGLPSSARNTSRVIGAVALTGLALLLGTKAAARMRRS, from the coding sequence ATGGCACACGAGATGGCCGGCCTTTCCGTTGTGATCACGGGAGCATCGAGCGGCATCGGCCGCGCGGCGGCCCGTGCCTTCGCGCAGCGCGGGGCTCGCGTCGCTCTGGCGGCGCGGCGTGCGGATCTGCTCAAGGAAGCGGCGCGCGAATGCCGGGACCTGGGCGGAGAAGCTGTTGCCGTGCCGACCGACGTGACCGATGCCGCAGCCGTCGCCGGGCTGGCGGAAGAGGCGCAGCGCGCCTTCGGGCGCATCGATGTCTGGATCAACAATGCCGGCACGGGCGTCTTCGGCCCCTATCAGGACGCGGACCTCGCCCTGCACCGGCGCACCATCGAGGTCAACCTGCTCGGCGCGATGCACGGAGCCTATGCGGTTCTGCCGCTCTTCCTGAGACAGGGTCACGGCATTCTCATCAACACCATCTCGATCGGCGGATGGGCGCCGTCTCCTTTCGCAGCCGCCTATTCGGCTTCCAAATTCGGCCTGCGCGGCTTTTCCGCGAGCCTGCGGCAGGAGCTGAAGGATTGGCCGGATATCCATGTCTGCGGCGTGTTTCCCGCCATCGTCGACACGCCGGGCTTCGCGCATGGGGCTAATGTGTCCGGACGGCGGATCGACATCGGGCCGATCGTCTACGCGCCCGAGGACGTTGCGGAAACCTTCGTGTCGCTCGTGCGCTGGCCGCGTGACGAGGTGGCGGTCGGCTGGCCCGCCCGCGCGGCGCAGATCGCCTATGCCCTGGCGCCCGGCCCGACGGAGCATCTGATGGGTGCGGCCATGCGCCGGGCCCTGAAGCGCGCGTCCCCCGCCCCCCGCACGGAAGGCGCGCTGCTCGATCCGAGCCCGGCCGGGCGAGGCGTCAGCGGCGGGTGGCGCGAGCGCAAGGGCCTGCCGTCCTCGGCGAGGAACACGAGCCGCGTGATCGGGGCCGTCGCCCTGACCGGGCTCGCCCTGCTGCTCGGAACGAAGGCCGCCGCGCGCATGCGGCGAAGCTGA
- a CDS encoding DUF2794 domain-containing protein: MSEGDISEPLRGGSVQSSARILPFPAAPKQVSFDRAELQTILNLYGRMVAAGEWRDYAIDFTPDKAIFSVYRRTSEMPLYRIEKDPKLAKKQGAYSIIVSTGLILKRGHELARVLRVLDKPKVVSN, translated from the coding sequence ATGAGCGAAGGCGACATCTCGGAGCCGCTGCGCGGCGGCTCGGTGCAGAGCTCGGCTCGCATCCTGCCCTTCCCCGCCGCGCCGAAGCAGGTGTCCTTCGACCGAGCCGAGCTGCAGACCATTCTCAATCTCTATGGCCGCATGGTGGCCGCCGGCGAATGGCGCGATTACGCCATCGATTTCACTCCCGACAAGGCGATTTTCTCGGTCTACCGGCGCACATCGGAAATGCCTCTCTACCGTATCGAAAAGGATCCCAAGCTCGCCAAGAAGCAGGGCGCGTATTCGATCATCGTCTCGACGGGCCTGATCCTCAAGCGCGGACACGAACTCGCCCGCGTCCTGCGCGTGCTCGACAAGCCTAAGGTGGTGTCGAACTGA
- a CDS encoding zinc-binding alcohol dehydrogenase family protein produces the protein MRAVGYQQSLPIDSEASLMDIELPRPEPGARDLLVEVRAISVNPVDTKVRRRAVPEPGTYKVLGYDAAGIVRAVGSEASLFKPGDEVFYAGAITRSGTNAEFHAVDERLVGRKPARLSFEEAAALPLTTLTAWETLFDRLDIRRPVKGAAHAILIVGGAGGVGSIAIQLARRLTDVTVIATASRPETQEWCRTLGAHHVIDHTKPLAEQVKALGIGAPAFVFSITHTEAHFPEIAEMIAPQGRFALIDDPQNPIDIRLLKGKSVSIHWESMFTRSTFQTADMERQHEILNEAAHLVDDGTIRTTLADVMGPIDAAHLRKAHAFIESNRARGKIVLAGF, from the coding sequence ATGCGCGCCGTCGGTTACCAGCAATCCCTGCCGATCGATTCGGAAGCCTCCCTGATGGATATCGAGCTGCCCCGCCCCGAGCCGGGAGCCAGGGACCTTCTGGTGGAGGTCAGGGCGATTTCCGTCAATCCCGTGGACACCAAGGTGCGCCGCCGCGCCGTGCCCGAACCCGGCACGTACAAGGTGCTGGGCTACGACGCCGCCGGCATCGTTCGGGCGGTCGGGTCGGAGGCCTCCCTGTTCAAGCCGGGCGACGAGGTGTTCTATGCGGGCGCCATCACGCGCTCCGGCACCAATGCGGAGTTTCATGCGGTCGATGAACGGCTCGTCGGCCGGAAGCCCGCGCGCCTGAGCTTCGAGGAGGCCGCGGCCCTGCCGCTGACGACCCTGACGGCCTGGGAGACCCTGTTCGACCGCCTCGACATCCGCAGGCCCGTCAAGGGCGCGGCCCATGCCATCCTGATCGTGGGCGGTGCGGGCGGCGTCGGCTCCATCGCAATCCAGCTCGCGCGTCGCCTCACCGACGTGACGGTGATCGCCACGGCGTCTCGGCCCGAGACGCAGGAATGGTGCCGGACGCTCGGCGCCCACCACGTGATCGACCACACGAAGCCTCTCGCCGAGCAGGTGAAGGCGCTGGGCATCGGCGCTCCCGCCTTCGTGTTCTCGATCACCCACACGGAGGCGCATTTTCCCGAGATCGCCGAGATGATCGCCCCCCAGGGTCGCTTCGCGCTGATCGACGATCCGCAAAACCCCATCGACATCAGGCTTCTGAAGGGCAAGAGCGTTTCGATCCATTGGGAATCCATGTTCACGCGCTCGACGTTCCAGACGGCCGACATGGAGCGGCAGCATGAGATTCTCAACGAAGCGGCACACCTCGTGGACGACGGCACGATCCGGACGACGCTCGCGGACGTGATGGGCCCGATCGACGCCGCCCATCTCAGGAAGGCGCATGCCTTCATCGAGAGCAACCGCGCCCGGGGCAAAATCGTGCTGGCGGGATTTTAG
- a CDS encoding winged helix-turn-helix transcriptional regulator: MPRAARKPTSSGCSVERALNLIDGKWKIVILYKLLRGTLRFNELRRLIPGVTQRMLTHQLRELEADGLIVRVVYAQVPPRVEYSLSARGQSLEPVLMALKHWGDTNLSSLEAKAA, translated from the coding sequence ATGCCGCGTGCCGCCAGGAAGCCGACCTCCTCCGGATGCTCGGTCGAGCGTGCGCTCAATCTCATCGACGGCAAGTGGAAGATTGTCATCCTCTACAAGCTCCTGCGCGGAACCCTGCGCTTCAACGAGCTGCGCCGGCTCATTCCCGGCGTGACACAGCGAATGCTCACGCATCAGCTGCGGGAGCTGGAGGCGGACGGCCTGATCGTGCGCGTGGTCTATGCGCAGGTTCCGCCGCGAGTCGAGTATTCGCTCTCGGCCCGCGGACAGAGTCTGGAACCGGTCCTCATGGCGCTGAAGCACTGGGGAGACACGAATCTGTCGTCTCTCGAGGCGAAAGCGGCATAA